From the genome of Virgibacillus siamensis, one region includes:
- a CDS encoding ABC transporter ATP-binding protein, which produces MSTFIEMSNIAHRYNNKETVLKDVNLEIPEGQLFGLLGPSGSGKTTLVKIMIGLLKPSSGTIRIDHEQMPSFSLMQKIGYMAQADALYSELTARENMHFFASIYRIPKKQQKKRVAEAAKIVNLTDHLDKTLEKFSGGMKRRMSLAVALLHQPKLLILDEPTVGIDPVLRASIWEDLREMQRKGTTIVITTHVMDEAEKCDNLALLRDGYIIAHGSPDALKEKSSTETLEEAFLAFGGAGHANSGNR; this is translated from the coding sequence ATGTCAACCTTCATCGAAATGAGCAACATTGCGCATCGTTACAACAACAAAGAAACCGTATTAAAAGATGTTAACCTTGAAATACCGGAGGGGCAGTTGTTTGGGCTGCTTGGACCGTCCGGATCGGGAAAAACAACACTGGTAAAAATAATGATCGGACTTTTGAAACCTTCAAGCGGCACCATCCGAATTGATCATGAACAGATGCCGTCATTCAGTCTGATGCAAAAGATTGGTTACATGGCACAGGCGGATGCCTTGTACAGTGAGCTGACTGCACGTGAGAACATGCATTTTTTTGCAAGCATTTATCGGATTCCGAAAAAGCAGCAAAAAAAACGGGTTGCAGAAGCAGCCAAAATCGTAAATTTGACAGATCATCTTGATAAAACATTGGAAAAATTCTCAGGCGGGATGAAGCGGCGTATGTCGCTGGCAGTGGCCTTACTTCACCAGCCGAAACTCCTCATTCTTGATGAGCCGACAGTCGGCATTGATCCGGTTCTGCGGGCATCCATCTGGGAGGACTTGCGGGAGATGCAGCGAAAAGGCACGACCATCGTCATTACGACACACGTTATGGACGAAGCGGAAAAATGCGATAATCTTGCTTTGCTCCGTGACGGCTATATCATTGCACATGGCAGTCCGGATGCATTAAAAGAAAAAAGCAGTACAGAAACACTTGAAGAAGCGTTTCTGGCGTTTGGGGGTGCAGGGCATGCGAATTCGGGCAATCGTTAA
- a CDS encoding DUF2935 domain-containing protein, with protein MQYYYGGQMPLRVLDEAEFWKMQESEHTVVMRELMPNLEKEYVDALKHWEEVLNTTHQHVKRFIESVVRSNNKVAPALYQQVLDLVSFCLQESVAFIQFCRQVKTESEAAKNNHTAKVVIDHIIDESEYFIGIAQTILYEK; from the coding sequence ATGCAGTATTATTACGGGGGGCAGATGCCACTTCGGGTGCTCGATGAGGCGGAATTCTGGAAGATGCAGGAGTCGGAGCATACAGTGGTGATGCGGGAATTGATGCCGAATCTGGAAAAGGAATATGTTGATGCACTCAAGCACTGGGAAGAAGTGCTGAATACAACCCATCAGCATGTCAAACGGTTTATCGAGTCTGTGGTCAGGAGCAACAATAAAGTTGCCCCGGCATTGTATCAACAGGTGCTTGACCTCGTTTCATTCTGCCTGCAGGAAAGTGTCGCGTTCATCCAGTTTTGCAGACAGGTGAAAACAGAAAGTGAAGCAGCCAAAAATAATCATACCGCCAAAGTTGTCATCGACCATATTATTGATGAATCGGAATATTTTATCGGAATTGCACAGACAATTTTATATGAAAAATAG
- a CDS encoding threonine/serine exporter family protein — protein MNDDMLIQKVCMLAGKIMLESSAETYRVEDTMNRIAYAYGLENAQSYATPTGINFSADFAEVTNFIRISNRSTDLHKITEVNNISRKIAEGAVPVEEAFAQLKQIDTASFSFPVWIQIIAAAFVSGSFAIMFGGVWPDFLPAFLTGGISYSAMVGFSRLVPVSFVSDFLASVLIGILAVMFIELGFGANLDRVIIGAVMPLVPGLHITNAVRDLLAGHLVAGLSKGTEAVLTAFAIGAGVAVIFAF, from the coding sequence TTGAACGATGACATGTTGATCCAAAAAGTATGCATGCTGGCAGGCAAAATCATGCTGGAGAGCAGTGCGGAAACATACCGGGTGGAAGACACGATGAACCGGATTGCATATGCGTATGGACTGGAGAATGCGCAAAGCTATGCGACACCTACAGGGATCAATTTTTCGGCGGATTTTGCCGAGGTGACTAATTTTATTCGGATTTCAAACCGGTCAACAGACTTACATAAAATTACCGAAGTGAACAATATTTCCAGGAAAATCGCGGAAGGTGCAGTCCCGGTTGAGGAGGCATTTGCACAACTGAAGCAAATTGATACAGCGAGTTTTTCGTTCCCGGTTTGGATCCAGATTATAGCCGCGGCATTTGTCAGTGGATCTTTTGCTATCATGTTTGGCGGCGTGTGGCCTGACTTTCTGCCAGCTTTTCTTACCGGCGGAATTTCCTATAGTGCCATGGTTGGATTTAGTCGGCTTGTACCTGTCAGTTTTGTATCTGATTTTCTGGCATCGGTATTGATCGGTATTTTGGCAGTGATGTTTATTGAACTTGGCTTTGGTGCCAACTTGGATAGGGTGATTATCGGTGCGGTCATGCCGCTTGTTCCGGGGCTGCATATAACGAATGCAGTAAGGGATCTCCTGGCAGGCCATTTGGTTGCCGGTCTGTCAAAAGGAACCGAAGCTGTGTTGACTGCATTTGCAATCGGTGCTGGTGTTGCTGTGATTTTTGCTTTTTAG
- a CDS encoding threonine/serine exporter family protein, whose product MMVFTHLITSFFASAGFGVLFNAPRNALVQSGLVGMAAWILYYFLTLGGMDVVPANIFAAILAGVLSQICAKVYKMPVIVFNVSGIIPLVPGGVAYEAMRHFVENDYYTAVQISAKVMLLAGGIAIGLMFSEVANQLFKKIKFSR is encoded by the coding sequence ATGATGGTGTTTACGCATCTTATTACAAGTTTCTTCGCATCAGCGGGGTTCGGCGTGCTGTTTAATGCACCGCGAAATGCGCTTGTACAAAGTGGCCTCGTTGGTATGGCCGCGTGGATTTTGTACTATTTCTTAACACTGGGCGGTATGGATGTCGTTCCGGCTAATATTTTTGCAGCGATCTTGGCAGGCGTTCTCAGCCAGATTTGCGCCAAAGTGTACAAAATGCCTGTTATTGTGTTTAACGTATCAGGGATTATCCCGCTTGTGCCAGGCGGTGTTGCATACGAGGCGATGCGCCATTTTGTGGAAAATGATTACTATACAGCAGTGCAAATTTCCGCAAAAGTGATGCTGCTTGCGGGGGGAATCGCAATCGGCTTAATGTTTTCGGAAGTCGCCAATCAGTTATTTAAAAAGATAAAGTTCAGCAGGTAA
- a CDS encoding efflux RND transporter permease subunit, translated as MKLVNTSVKRPVGVIMIVLAIIALGIVSVRNLTIDLFPKIELPVAVVATSYEDAAPQEIENLISKPIESSVSSVEGIETVQSQSQAGNSLVVMMFNNGVDLDQAMLDVREKIDQVKGMLPDGAGDPSVLRFSPDQMPVMWVGLTGDDPATLTQIADDQIVPYFERQSGVASVTVEGAKDREIQLILDQAKMQQYGVSAQTIMQSLNNSNQSASAGTVEKGNKDLQLRITGEFESINAIKQTIVQSETGATIHVDDVAKVKDTYNEASSATLVNGHPAIVLSIMKKTDANTVEVAENINKAMDEIEGEIPSAVNLKTIIDTSEFVKMSISSVVQNMIIGGIISVFILLLFLKSIRATIVIGLSIPIAIISTFALMYFTGETLNVLTLGGLALGLGMMVDSSIVILENIYSYRKNGYSLFDAATKGASELAPAVIASTTTTLVVFLPIIYVEGIASDLFTPLALAVSFSLIASLVVAVTLVPMLSSKLLSKAMEESGRRYWFDRFLGWVNDRYRGVLRWVLSHRKTTIGGTFLAIAASLALTPLIGAEFIPASDQGQMEISVEAPPGSKLEYTEKVVDQINAELEDYESVIETSYVSVGGGGFGMMGLGANQATFTMQLVPSTERSRTTKDIVQRIDDDVQQIPGAEITVSAVSGGMSTGEPVQIQLNGPEHEVLRELSSNVVDRISEVDGVYNPTSAAEEGVPQMTIEVNEEKAAMYGLNQQQIISQIQLQFTGQVATKYRENGHEMNVTMLFPEDERSTISDLQNMQIKSQTGAAIPLESVATFKQVEGPVKLLRENQQPQMNVTSDVVNRDLASVVEDIEAELDAMNLPEGYSYEIGGQAQDMAESFRDLSIALVFSIFLVYAVMAVQFENFLFPFIIMFSLPATVIGVMTGLYITDLPLSIPAFIGIIMLAGIVVNNSIVLVDYINILRRKGMDRYEAILAAGPSRMRPILMTTLTTILGMVPLALALGEGAEMQQPLAVTIIFGLGISSIFTLLLIPVVYTLFDDLTGKITRRKKRNK; from the coding sequence TTGAAGCTTGTAAATACTTCGGTGAAGCGCCCGGTCGGCGTCATTATGATTGTGCTGGCCATCATCGCACTGGGCATTGTTTCTGTCAGAAATTTAACAATCGATCTGTTCCCAAAAATCGAGCTGCCGGTTGCAGTCGTTGCGACAAGCTATGAAGACGCGGCACCACAGGAAATCGAAAATTTAATCAGCAAACCAATCGAATCATCGGTCAGTTCGGTGGAAGGCATTGAAACTGTCCAATCACAGTCACAAGCCGGAAACTCACTTGTTGTGATGATGTTTAATAACGGTGTGGACCTTGATCAGGCCATGCTTGATGTCCGCGAAAAAATTGATCAGGTGAAAGGCATGCTTCCGGATGGGGCCGGTGATCCGAGTGTACTAAGGTTCAGTCCCGATCAGATGCCGGTCATGTGGGTTGGACTGACAGGTGATGATCCCGCAACATTGACACAGATTGCCGACGACCAGATTGTACCGTATTTTGAACGGCAGAGCGGTGTTGCGTCTGTGACAGTCGAAGGTGCCAAAGATCGTGAAATCCAGCTTATTCTGGACCAGGCAAAAATGCAGCAGTACGGTGTATCAGCCCAGACGATCATGCAGTCACTCAACAATTCCAATCAATCCGCATCCGCCGGGACTGTTGAAAAAGGGAATAAAGACCTGCAACTGCGGATAACCGGTGAATTTGAATCCATTAATGCCATTAAACAAACGATCGTTCAATCGGAAACCGGTGCCACCATTCATGTGGATGACGTTGCAAAAGTGAAGGATACATACAACGAAGCATCATCGGCAACATTGGTGAACGGCCATCCGGCTATCGTACTGTCGATTATGAAAAAAACCGATGCCAACACGGTGGAAGTGGCAGAAAATATCAACAAAGCGATGGATGAAATCGAAGGCGAAATACCATCTGCCGTTAATTTGAAAACAATCATCGATACATCGGAATTTGTAAAGATGTCCATCAGTTCCGTTGTGCAAAATATGATTATCGGCGGTATCATTTCGGTTTTCATTTTACTGCTCTTTTTGAAAAGCATCCGGGCGACAATCGTTATTGGCCTGTCCATTCCGATTGCCATTATCTCAACGTTTGCTTTGATGTATTTTACCGGGGAGACGTTGAACGTGCTGACCCTCGGTGGTCTGGCGCTCGGCCTTGGAATGATGGTCGACAGTTCGATAGTTATTTTGGAAAATATTTATTCCTACCGTAAAAATGGTTATTCGCTGTTTGATGCAGCAACAAAGGGAGCATCCGAACTTGCGCCGGCGGTAATTGCGTCGACCACCACAACATTGGTAGTCTTTTTGCCGATTATTTATGTGGAAGGAATCGCATCTGACTTGTTTACCCCACTCGCGCTGGCAGTCTCGTTTTCCCTGATCGCCTCATTAGTGGTTGCGGTCACACTGGTTCCGATGCTTTCTTCCAAACTGTTATCGAAGGCAATGGAAGAGAGCGGACGCCGTTATTGGTTTGACCGTTTTCTCGGCTGGGTGAATGATCGTTATCGCGGCGTTCTCCGCTGGGTGCTTAGTCACCGGAAAACAACCATTGGCGGTACATTCCTGGCCATTGCAGCAAGCCTGGCATTAACGCCGCTTATCGGTGCGGAATTCATTCCGGCATCCGATCAGGGCCAAATGGAAATCAGTGTCGAAGCACCACCTGGGAGCAAATTGGAATATACAGAAAAAGTTGTGGACCAAATCAATGCAGAACTGGAAGATTATGAATCTGTCATCGAAACGAGTTATGTCTCTGTAGGGGGCGGCGGTTTCGGTATGATGGGGTTAGGCGCCAATCAGGCAACTTTCACAATGCAGCTTGTTCCATCCACCGAACGCTCACGCACGACTAAAGACATCGTGCAGCGAATCGATGACGACGTGCAGCAGATACCCGGAGCGGAAATTACAGTGAGTGCTGTAAGCGGCGGTATGAGCACAGGAGAACCGGTTCAGATACAGCTGAATGGTCCTGAACATGAGGTGTTGCGCGAACTGTCAAGCAATGTTGTGGACCGGATCTCCGAAGTTGACGGAGTGTACAATCCAACGTCCGCAGCTGAAGAAGGCGTTCCGCAAATGACAATTGAAGTTAATGAGGAAAAAGCAGCTATGTACGGCTTGAATCAGCAGCAGATCATCAGTCAGATCCAGCTGCAGTTCACCGGTCAGGTTGCAACGAAATATCGCGAGAATGGCCATGAAATGAACGTGACGATGCTGTTCCCTGAGGATGAGCGCAGTACCATCAGTGATTTACAGAACATGCAAATTAAATCACAAACAGGTGCAGCTATCCCGCTCGAATCGGTTGCCACATTTAAACAGGTGGAAGGTCCGGTAAAACTGCTGCGGGAAAACCAGCAGCCGCAAATGAATGTGACAAGTGACGTCGTAAACCGCGACCTGGCAAGTGTTGTTGAGGATATTGAAGCGGAATTGGATGCCATGAATCTGCCGGAAGGGTACAGCTATGAAATCGGCGGGCAGGCACAGGATATGGCTGAATCATTCCGCGATCTGTCCATTGCCCTTGTATTCTCCATCTTTTTGGTATATGCAGTAATGGCAGTTCAATTTGAAAACTTCCTGTTCCCGTTCATTATTATGTTCTCCCTGCCGGCAACCGTTATCGGCGTCATGACGGGATTGTACATTACAGACTTGCCGCTCAGCATACCGGCATTCATCGGAATTATCATGCTCGCCGGTATCGTGGTCAACAACTCAATTGTGCTGGTTGACTATATCAATATTTTACGGCGAAAAGGGATGGATCGGTATGAGGCAATCCTTGCAGCCGGACCAAGCCGAATGCGCCCAATTCTGATGACGACATTAACGACCATTCTGGGCATGGTGCCACTGGCTCTCGCACTTGGCGAAGGTGCGGAAATGCAGCAGCCACTGGCCGTAACCATTATTTTCGGACTCGGCATATCCAGTATTTTCACATTGCTGCTCATTCCGGTCGTTTATACGCTATTCGATGATTTAACTGGAAAAATTACCCGACGTAAAAAACGAAATAAGTAG
- a CDS encoding efflux RND transporter periplasmic adaptor subunit, which produces MRKMLLFITAAALISVLAACNQNEDANGEKEKERITPVETAKAVEDDLVIEKSIYGRTGPASTTPVMVQTPGEITELEVTNGDIVEADDLIATIKTAAGEQQIYAPADGEVAKLNVSEGAMASNSEPLAVIADVRSMKLSFTVTSETQQLLSEENTFSTKINDETYQAEITSVSSMPDDTGLYPIKASIEEADGDILAGVVAVMNIPEKTVKNTIIVPTEAVMSESGESFVYTVENDTVSKINVTIEDTQSDKTAVKGDVNQGDRVVTSGQLTLEDGSKVDVVKAGNKS; this is translated from the coding sequence ATGCGGAAAATGCTTTTATTCATAACGGCAGCTGCTTTAATCAGTGTGCTTGCCGCGTGTAATCAAAATGAGGATGCAAATGGTGAAAAGGAGAAGGAGCGGATAACACCGGTCGAAACAGCAAAGGCTGTGGAGGATGACCTTGTTATCGAAAAATCCATCTACGGACGCACCGGACCGGCAAGCACAACCCCTGTTATGGTACAAACGCCGGGGGAAATCACGGAACTTGAAGTGACAAACGGCGATATCGTGGAAGCGGATGATTTGATTGCAACGATCAAGACGGCAGCAGGTGAACAGCAAATTTATGCGCCTGCAGACGGGGAAGTTGCCAAGCTGAATGTCAGTGAAGGGGCAATGGCATCCAATTCAGAACCGCTCGCCGTTATTGCAGATGTAAGGTCAATGAAGCTATCGTTTACGGTGACATCCGAAACGCAGCAGCTTTTAAGTGAAGAAAATACATTTTCAACAAAAATAAATGATGAAACATATCAAGCGGAAATTACCTCCGTCAGTTCCATGCCGGATGATACCGGACTGTATCCGATAAAAGCATCGATAGAAGAGGCGGATGGCGACATTTTAGCGGGTGTGGTTGCTGTCATGAACATTCCGGAAAAAACGGTGAAGAACACGATTATTGTTCCGACTGAAGCGGTTATGTCTGAAAGCGGTGAGTCATTTGTCTATACAGTTGAAAATGATACAGTTTCCAAAATCAACGTGACAATTGAAGACACCCAATCCGATAAAACCGCCGTCAAGGGAGATGTAAACCAAGGGGATAGAGTCGTTACGAGCGGCCAGCTGACACTGGAAGACGGCAGTAAGGTGGACGTGGTGAAAGCGGGGAATAAATCTTGA
- a CDS encoding competence protein ComK, with protein MTVAGVSPVYIINQHTKAILMKDSSYYRSLILDNQGERHSKYWPEEIIDHSCLPYFSSLEGRRKSVKKLVKIHNKVPIPVIPGKGVYMLPTASAKSMDCVWLSYYQIERYEQQGDKTYVEFRDGTGLYINTSEKAFDKQFQRTGDVIARMSRSIFFDRGLPWI; from the coding sequence ATGACGGTAGCAGGTGTGTCACCGGTTTATATCATTAATCAACATACAAAAGCAATTTTAATGAAGGATTCGTCATATTACCGATCGCTTATTCTTGATAATCAGGGGGAGAGGCATTCGAAGTACTGGCCTGAGGAAATTATTGACCACAGTTGTTTACCTTATTTTTCTTCACTGGAAGGACGTCGTAAATCCGTCAAGAAACTTGTGAAAATACATAATAAAGTTCCGATTCCGGTCATTCCGGGTAAAGGTGTTTACATGCTCCCGACAGCGTCTGCCAAAAGCATGGACTGTGTATGGCTTTCTTATTATCAAATTGAGCGATACGAGCAGCAGGGTGATAAAACATATGTTGAGTTCAGGGATGGCACCGGTTTATACATCAATACATCGGAAAAAGCATTCGATAAGCAGTTTCAGCGGACTGGTGACGTTATTGCCAGAATGAGCCGTTCGATTTTCTTTGATAGAGGGCTGCCATGGATTTAA
- the fabZ gene encoding 3-hydroxyacyl-ACP dehydratase FabZ, whose translation MDIQEIKNTIPHRYPFLLVDKVIEMEEGKRVKAIKNVTANEPFFQGHFPDYPVMPGVLIVEALAQTGAIAVLGLEANKGKIGFLAGLDKCRFKHQVKPGDQLELNVEIIRVKGPIGKGKGTASVNGKVACEAEITFAIQ comes from the coding sequence ATGGATATCCAGGAAATCAAAAATACAATTCCCCATCGCTACCCATTTTTACTCGTGGACAAAGTAATTGAGATGGAAGAAGGCAAACGTGTCAAGGCGATTAAAAATGTTACAGCCAATGAACCGTTTTTCCAGGGGCACTTCCCGGATTACCCGGTAATGCCGGGTGTGCTGATTGTGGAAGCACTCGCCCAGACCGGTGCGATCGCTGTGCTTGGCTTGGAAGCAAACAAAGGCAAAATCGGTTTTCTGGCCGGTCTTGACAAATGCCGCTTTAAGCATCAGGTGAAACCAGGCGACCAGCTTGAGCTGAATGTTGAAATTATCCGTGTCAAAGGACCAATCGGCAAAGGCAAAGGAACCGCTTCGGTTAACGGAAAAGTTGCCTGCGAAGCGGAAATTACATTCGCGATTCAGTAA
- a CDS encoding DNA-directed RNA polymerase subunit beta gives MPTKLTEKPAEKKRNNRTAEQENERHQQQDSEEARRKEQRKKRNAEKRKNRKPRRRVFPIWLRIIVVLVLCAIALLLGAIIGYGIVGDGAPGDVLDPDTWQHIIDIVMKKEK, from the coding sequence ATGCCAACAAAATTGACCGAAAAACCTGCGGAGAAAAAGCGGAATAATCGGACTGCTGAACAGGAAAATGAACGGCATCAGCAACAGGATTCAGAAGAAGCAAGGCGCAAGGAGCAGCGGAAAAAACGCAATGCGGAGAAACGTAAAAACCGTAAACCGAGACGCAGGGTTTTTCCCATCTGGTTGCGGATTATCGTTGTACTCGTCCTTTGCGCAATTGCTTTACTGCTCGGTGCAATTATTGGCTATGGAATTGTCGGAGATGGCGCGCCAGGTGATGTACTTGATCCCGATACATGGCAGCACATTATTGATATTGTAATGAAAAAGGAAAAATAA
- a CDS encoding rod shape-determining protein, producing the protein MFSRDIGIDLGTANVLIHVKGKGIVLDEPSVVAMDRTTGRVLEVGEEARRMVGRTPGNIEAIRPLKNGVIADFDVTEAMLKHFINKINVRGFLSKPRMLICCPTNITKVEQKAIKEAAEKSGGKRVYLEEEPKVAAIGAGMEIFQPSGNMVLDIGGGTTDVAVLSMGNIVTAESIKMAGDKFDIEILQYIKKKYKLLIGERTAEDIKVNIGTVFQGSRKEEMDIRGRDMVSGLPRTITVYSDEIERALRESIALITQGARAVLERTPPELSADIIDRGVILTGGGALIDGIDQLLAEELKVPVFISDEPMHCVARGTGIMLENIDKVDRKKIV; encoded by the coding sequence ATGTTTTCGAGGGACATCGGAATTGACCTTGGAACTGCCAATGTGTTGATTCATGTAAAAGGTAAAGGGATTGTTTTGGATGAGCCGTCTGTAGTTGCGATGGACCGTACGACCGGCCGTGTGCTTGAGGTTGGTGAGGAAGCGCGCAGGATGGTGGGACGCACACCAGGAAATATTGAAGCCATTCGCCCGTTGAAAAATGGTGTGATTGCTGACTTTGATGTTACAGAAGCGATGCTGAAGCATTTTATAAATAAAATTAATGTACGCGGATTTTTGTCTAAGCCGAGAATGCTGATTTGCTGCCCGACGAATATTACAAAAGTGGAGCAGAAAGCAATTAAAGAAGCGGCCGAAAAGTCAGGCGGAAAGCGCGTTTATCTGGAAGAAGAACCGAAAGTTGCCGCAATCGGCGCAGGGATGGAAATTTTCCAGCCAAGCGGAAATATGGTCCTTGATATTGGCGGCGGAACTACCGATGTTGCTGTACTGTCAATGGGGAATATTGTAACAGCAGAGTCGATTAAAATGGCCGGCGATAAATTTGATATCGAAATTCTTCAGTACATAAAGAAAAAGTACAAGCTGTTGATCGGCGAACGTACTGCTGAAGATATCAAAGTCAATATCGGAACGGTATTTCAGGGCTCGCGCAAGGAAGAAATGGACATCCGCGGACGGGACATGGTTTCCGGGTTGCCGCGCACCATTACAGTTTATTCAGATGAAATTGAAAGGGCACTGCGTGAATCGATTGCACTGATTACGCAAGGTGCAAGAGCCGTGCTGGAACGTACACCACCGGAATTATCCGCTGATATTATTGACCGCGGTGTAATTCTTACCGGCGGCGGTGCATTGATAGACGGTATTGACCAGCTGCTTGCTGAAGAATTGAAAGTACCGGTCTTCATATCGGATGAACCGATGCATTGTGTTGCACGCGGCACGGGAATCATGCTGGAAAATATCGACAAGGTAGATCGTAAAAAAATTGTTTAA
- a CDS encoding nuclease-related domain-containing protein: MISLNNTVRYKTYDLLSYEALFRRLKEPYRNDQRIISEYRKHKAGYDGERNVDYKLSTFPQNDFFSLKGLRLSNHPHYFQMDTLLLTRKLIYLLEIKNLQGTLHYDSKLCQMTQETKDETVAHKDPILQAEAQKEHLQEFLGDLGIFDVPIETLVVVAYPTTIINNIHQEQWVYNKLIHNENLHHHLHRLSNLYSKDIMTHSMIQKLGRKLLQSNRPLQNDIPAKHGLHQNHFIKGIPCSQCISSPMIRKNRKWICPKCLHESRDAHIQVILDHFLLFGKTITNRQCRELLGLNSARSAYLILNSMKLKSSGKNRGKLYHAPKLGDFPQKSYFPFLYRQF, from the coding sequence GTGATTTCACTGAACAATACAGTCAGATACAAGACATATGATTTACTTTCTTATGAAGCGTTATTTCGGCGGCTGAAAGAACCATACCGTAATGACCAACGCATTATTTCGGAATACCGGAAACACAAGGCCGGATATGACGGGGAACGAAATGTAGATTACAAACTTTCCACCTTCCCGCAGAACGACTTCTTCAGTTTAAAAGGATTGCGGCTCAGCAATCATCCTCACTATTTTCAAATGGACACACTGCTTTTGACAAGAAAGTTAATTTATTTACTCGAAATCAAAAATCTTCAGGGAACTTTACATTATGACTCCAAACTATGTCAAATGACGCAGGAAACAAAGGACGAAACCGTCGCACACAAAGATCCTATTTTACAGGCCGAGGCACAAAAAGAACATCTGCAGGAATTCCTTGGTGATCTTGGTATTTTCGATGTCCCGATTGAAACCCTCGTTGTTGTCGCATATCCCACAACGATTATCAATAATATCCACCAGGAACAATGGGTTTACAACAAACTGATCCACAATGAAAATCTCCATCATCACCTGCACCGCCTATCCAACCTTTACTCAAAAGACATTATGACACATTCCATGATTCAAAAACTCGGAAGAAAACTACTGCAGTCCAACAGGCCACTTCAAAACGATATCCCCGCCAAGCACGGCCTTCATCAAAATCATTTCATCAAAGGGATTCCATGTTCACAATGTATCTCCTCTCCCATGATCCGAAAAAACAGAAAATGGATATGTCCGAAATGTCTGCATGAAAGTCGCGATGCGCATATCCAGGTCATTCTTGATCACTTTCTTCTTTTCGGGAAAACCATCACAAATCGACAGTGCCGGGAGTTGCTTGGTTTAAACTCTGCAAGATCCGCATACTTAATATTAAACTCCATGAAGCTAAAATCATCTGGCAAAAATAGGGGGAAACTATATCATGCTCCTAAATTAGGTGACTTCCCGCAAAAATCTTATTTCCCATTTCTTTATAGACAATTTTAA
- the spoIIID gene encoding sporulation transcriptional regulator SpoIIID, producing the protein MHDYIKERTIRIGEYVVETRKTVRVIAKEFGVSKSTVHKDLTERLPEISPKLYNQVKDILDYHKSIRHLRGGEATRNKYRITATVTPDEKPAKPVG; encoded by the coding sequence GTGCACGATTACATCAAGGAAAGGACTATCAGGATAGGTGAATATGTCGTGGAGACGAGGAAAACCGTCCGTGTGATAGCGAAAGAATTTGGTGTTTCCAAAAGCACAGTCCACAAAGATCTGACAGAACGCTTGCCGGAAATAAGCCCCAAACTTTATAACCAAGTAAAAGATATACTCGACTACCATAAATCAATCCGCCATCTCCGCGGGGGCGAGGCTACCCGAAATAAATACCGCATCACCGCCACAGTAACACCAGATGAAAAACCGGCAAAACCGGTCGGATGA